The following are encoded together in the Thalassomonas haliotis genome:
- a CDS encoding flagellin, with amino-acid sequence MALSVITNTASLNAQRNLGKSSDGLATSMQRLSSGMRINSAKDDAAGMQIANRLTSQINGLAVAQRNANDGISMAQTAEGAMQESSSILQRMRDLSLQSANGSNSSEDRDALQKEVADLQQELTRIAETTKFGATSLLDGTFGTKQFQVGANANETINVTLENMAADVIGANQINGPGSAAAANSLGDVENATLAANMGTTADTWSLNGTSVSFNAGDGASSIADAINDASAGVDAKAVLTTRIQGLSAADAGTFNVYKNGSVEDTFQLSSYGGDMERLTEDLQAAGYNAVFDADLNGGAGGIDVVATGIDGFEVTASAGATIEMGPAGSELNGATGVSHSAELHLSSSDKIGISGNTVNEVLGVGFGGANIAAAGGTSALNSVESIDISGIDSSGAQSAIEVIDAALAQIDENRAGLGAVQNRLSHTISNLANVEENVSSSRSRIQDTDFAKETAVMTKNQILQQAGTSILSQANQIPQAAVSLLGG; translated from the coding sequence ATGGCTTTATCAGTAATTACCAATACCGCATCGCTAAATGCCCAGCGTAATTTAGGTAAATCAAGTGATGGTTTAGCGACCTCAATGCAGCGCTTATCTTCGGGTATGCGTATCAACAGCGCTAAAGATGATGCCGCCGGTATGCAAATTGCCAACCGCTTGACTTCCCAGATAAATGGCTTGGCGGTTGCCCAGCGTAATGCTAACGATGGCATTTCTATGGCACAGACCGCAGAAGGGGCGATGCAAGAGTCTTCGTCAATTTTACAGCGGATGCGTGATTTATCCTTACAATCTGCCAATGGTTCAAATTCATCAGAAGATCGGGATGCGCTGCAAAAAGAAGTAGCTGATTTACAACAAGAGTTGACCCGTATCGCCGAAACGACAAAATTCGGCGCTACCAGCTTGCTTGATGGTACCTTTGGTACCAAACAGTTTCAGGTCGGGGCTAATGCCAATGAAACCATTAATGTCACATTAGAAAACATGGCGGCGGATGTTATTGGCGCCAACCAGATCAACGGGCCAGGCTCTGCTGCGGCTGCCAATAGTTTAGGGGATGTTGAAAATGCAACCTTAGCCGCAAATATGGGAACCACAGCGGATACCTGGAGCCTTAACGGTACATCTGTATCTTTTAATGCCGGTGATGGCGCTTCAAGTATTGCCGATGCTATCAATGATGCTTCTGCAGGTGTCGATGCCAAGGCGGTGCTAACCACCCGTATCCAAGGCTTATCTGCAGCCGATGCAGGCACGTTCAATGTTTATAAAAACGGTTCTGTAGAAGATACGTTCCAGCTGTCGTCTTATGGCGGTGATATGGAGCGATTAACCGAAGATCTGCAAGCGGCAGGTTATAATGCGGTTTTTGATGCGGACTTAAATGGTGGTGCCGGTGGTATTGATGTAGTGGCAACCGGTATCGACGGTTTTGAAGTCACGGCGTCAGCAGGTGCGACTATTGAGATGGGGCCTGCGGGTAGTGAATTAAACGGGGCTACCGGGGTGTCTCACTCTGCAGAACTACATTTATCGTCATCGGATAAAATTGGTATTTCCGGCAATACCGTTAATGAAGTATTAGGGGTAGGCTTTGGTGGTGCGAATATAGCTGCCGCAGGGGGTACCAGTGCATTAAACTCGGTGGAATCCATCGATATTTCTGGCATTGATTCATCCGGAGCACAATCGGCAATAGAAGTGATTGATGCTGCATTAGCACAAATAGATGAAAATCGTGCCGGTTTAGGTGCGGTGCAAAACCGATTAAGTCACACCATTAGCAACCTGGCGAACGTTGAAGAGAATGTGTCTTCTTCTCGAAGCCGGATTCAAGATACCGACTTTGCCAAAGAAACCGCAGTTATGACCAAAAACCAGATACTGCAACAGGCGGGCACTTCTATTCTGTCGCAGGCAAATCAGATCCCGCAAGCGGCGGTGAGTTTGTTAGGCGGCTAA
- a CDS encoding flagellar protein FlaG → MSNVLNGQQAINSLNFDLGKQTAAAQADSAQVNTQANTQVNAEAAKAGLKPEAKQALKAELLGQKDISQAEQALLQGNDSDTAKPKMNSEQLEVVAQKLQEFVSEMNRGLEFLVDEDSGRDVIKVIDKNTGDLVKQFPSEDVLELVAHLSEATGNFIDSKI, encoded by the coding sequence ATGAGTAATGTACTAAACGGACAGCAAGCGATCAATAGCCTGAATTTCGATTTAGGCAAGCAAACTGCTGCCGCTCAGGCGGATAGTGCTCAGGTTAATACTCAGGCTAACACTCAGGTTAATGCTGAAGCTGCCAAAGCTGGGCTGAAGCCGGAAGCTAAACAGGCGCTTAAAGCAGAGCTGCTTGGTCAAAAAGATATCAGTCAAGCCGAGCAGGCTTTGTTACAGGGTAACGACAGCGATACCGCAAAACCGAAAATGAATAGCGAACAACTTGAAGTTGTGGCTCAAAAGTTGCAAGAGTTTGTTAGTGAAATGAACCGTGGTCTGGAGTTTTTGGTAGATGAGGACTCGGGACGTGATGTTATTAAAGTCATCGATAAAAATACCGGCGATTTAGTGAAGCAATTCCCTTCTGAAGATGTACTGGAATTAGTTGCCCATTTATCTGAAGCCACGGGTAATTTTATCGATTCAAAAATTTAA
- a CDS encoding flagellin, whose amino-acid sequence MALSVVTNTASINAQRNLSRSSEGLATSMQRLSSGMRINSARDDAAGMQIANRLTSQVNGLGVAQRNANDGISMAQTAEGAMQESSSILQRMRDLALQSANGSNSSEDRDALQKEVADLQQELTRIADTTKFGGTSLLDGTFGTKQFQVGANANETINVTLQNMSADSIGAYEVTGPGTAAAANSLGDAENVALATNTGTTADTWSLNGTSITINAGDGAADIATTINAAASGVTAEAILDTTLVGLDAASDGNLNIGPDSYDLSTYGGDSARLAEDMVADGYDVVVTDETTGALSIKATGVDGIEIAGATAGTASVGGGIAAAAHSVSSELKLSSPEKIGISGATVNEILGGTMIATGGTGTLNTIESLDISGTDATGAQDAISVIDAALAQIDKSRAGLGAVQNRFSHTISNLANVQENVSASRSRIQDTDFASETAQMTKNQILQQAGTSILSQANQIPQAAVSLLG is encoded by the coding sequence ATGGCTTTATCAGTAGTTACCAATACCGCGTCAATTAACGCCCAGCGTAATTTGTCCAGATCCAGTGAAGGCTTGGCTACTTCCATGCAGCGTTTATCTTCGGGTATGCGTATTAACAGTGCCCGTGATGATGCCGCGGGGATGCAAATCGCCAACCGTTTGACCTCCCAGGTAAACGGCCTGGGTGTGGCCCAGCGTAATGCCAACGACGGTATTTCCATGGCGCAAACGGCAGAAGGGGCGATGCAGGAATCTTCATCAATATTACAACGTATGCGTGACTTGGCACTGCAATCTGCCAACGGCTCTAACTCATCTGAAGACAGGGACGCGCTGCAAAAAGAAGTTGCCGATTTGCAACAAGAGCTGACCCGTATTGCAGATACCACCAAATTTGGTGGTACAAGCCTGCTTGACGGCACTTTTGGTACTAAACAGTTCCAGGTGGGGGCTAATGCCAACGAAACCATCAATGTGACTTTGCAAAATATGTCGGCAGACTCCATCGGCGCCTATGAAGTTACCGGCCCGGGAACCGCAGCGGCAGCTAACAGTTTAGGTGATGCAGAAAATGTTGCCCTTGCCACCAATACAGGTACTACCGCCGATACTTGGAGCCTAAACGGTACATCAATAACGATTAACGCCGGTGACGGTGCGGCTGACATTGCCACTACTATTAACGCGGCAGCAAGTGGTGTAACAGCTGAAGCCATATTAGACACCACATTAGTGGGGCTAGATGCCGCTTCTGACGGTAACCTGAATATTGGTCCTGATAGCTATGACTTATCAACTTATGGTGGAGATTCTGCGCGTCTGGCCGAAGATATGGTTGCCGATGGCTATGATGTTGTTGTTACTGATGAAACAACAGGCGCCTTGTCTATCAAAGCTACTGGCGTTGACGGAATTGAAATAGCCGGTGCTACCGCAGGTACAGCATCTGTCGGCGGTGGTATAGCTGCCGCTGCACATTCGGTTTCATCCGAGCTTAAATTGTCTTCACCTGAAAAAATAGGTATTTCAGGCGCTACAGTTAATGAAATATTAGGCGGCACTATGATAGCCACAGGGGGGACAGGTACCTTAAACACGATAGAATCTCTTGATATTTCAGGTACTGATGCCACTGGCGCACAAGATGCCATCAGTGTGATTGATGCTGCTTTGGCACAAATTGATAAATCTCGTGCCGGTTTGGGTGCGGTTCAAAACCGTTTCAGCCATACCATAAGTAATTTGGCGAATGTTCAGGAAAATGTATCCGCTTCACGTAGCCGGATCCAGGATACCGATTTTGCCTCAGAAACTGCACAGATGACGAAAAACCAGATCTTGCAACAGGCAGGTACCTCAATTCTATCTCAGGCGAACCAGATCCCTCAGGCGGCGGTTAGCTTATTGGGGTAA
- the fliD gene encoding flagellar filament capping protein FliD produces the protein MAGISFPGVGSGLQVSEIVTAIVNAEKVPFQSRVTQKQGEFTTDISAVGSLKSALEAVNTSLADLGDADNYQQRTISGRDDFIGLSTTKDAAVGNYSIQVDALASSHKLMSGAIDSAAPVGEGTMTIEVDGDSFDIAATATTTLSELKDLINDSESNDSVVATIITDGTDQHLVLNSKETGVTSEIKITVDDNDGNDTDGTGLSQLAYDALAAIPVLNLTEVDQALDAQITIDGNVTVTSSTNEFKNVIDGVTVTANKVHDIVGGDDLSKASITEDNSNVATGINAFIESFNALVDLSEQLGASEDGVVGALAGDSMLRNVMSKIRSQFTTDFETGVSSSGKTTHSMLAELGVRTERSGHLSLDSDSLNDLLEADPDDIQNFFVGTDTGTGFVESMDELIGFYTESDGLIDRRIEGNNTQISRLEKDVESFNVKMDALEARLYAQYNSMDTLVAQINNTGSYLSQQLDNMPGVVKQS, from the coding sequence ATGGCTGGTATATCGTTTCCTGGAGTAGGTTCCGGATTACAGGTAAGTGAAATTGTTACCGCAATTGTAAATGCGGAAAAAGTGCCGTTTCAGTCACGGGTGACCCAGAAACAAGGTGAATTCACTACCGATATTTCTGCTGTCGGCTCATTAAAATCAGCCTTGGAAGCAGTGAACACCTCACTTGCTGACTTAGGTGATGCTGATAACTATCAGCAACGTACCATTTCTGGCCGTGATGACTTTATCGGGCTTTCTACCACCAAAGATGCTGCCGTCGGTAACTATTCTATTCAGGTAGATGCTTTGGCCAGCTCCCATAAGCTGATGTCGGGCGCTATTGACAGTGCCGCCCCGGTAGGGGAAGGCACCATGACGATTGAAGTTGATGGTGACAGTTTTGATATTGCCGCCACTGCGACGACTACCCTTAGTGAATTAAAAGATCTTATTAATGACAGTGAATCTAACGATTCCGTGGTTGCAACTATTATCACCGATGGTACTGATCAACATTTGGTACTTAACAGCAAAGAAACCGGCGTCACCAGTGAAATAAAAATTACCGTGGATGACAATGATGGTAATGATACCGATGGCACAGGTTTATCCCAATTAGCCTATGATGCGCTGGCCGCTATCCCGGTATTAAACCTTACCGAAGTTGATCAAGCCCTGGATGCACAAATAACCATTGACGGCAATGTCACTGTGACCAGTAGTACCAATGAATTTAAAAATGTTATCGACGGTGTTACCGTTACTGCCAATAAAGTCCATGATATAGTCGGCGGTGATGATTTAAGCAAAGCCAGCATTACTGAAGATAATAGTAATGTTGCTACCGGAATAAATGCTTTTATAGAAAGCTTTAATGCTTTAGTGGATTTAAGTGAACAGCTTGGAGCGTCTGAAGATGGTGTTGTCGGCGCGTTGGCCGGTGATTCTATGTTGCGTAATGTTATGTCGAAAATTCGCTCACAGTTTACCACTGATTTTGAAACCGGTGTTAGCAGTTCAGGTAAGACCACCCACTCTATGCTGGCCGAACTTGGAGTGCGAACCGAACGTAGCGGACATTTAAGTTTGGACTCAGACTCTCTGAATGATTTACTTGAAGCGGATCCTGATGATATTCAAAATTTCTTTGTCGGTACCGATACCGGTACCGGTTTTGTGGAGAGCATGGATGAGCTGATCGGTTTTTATACCGAGTCAGATGGCCTAATTGATCGCCGTATTGAGGGGAATAATACCCAGATTTCCCGGTTAGAAAAGGATGTAGAATCTTTTAATGTCAAAATGGATGCGCTGGAAGCGCGTTTATATGCCCAGTACAATTCCATGGATACCTTAGTGGCACAAATAAACAATACCGGCAGTTATCTCAGCCAGCAATTAGATAATATGCCGGGAGTAGTGAAGCAAAGTTAA
- the flgK gene encoding flagellar hook-associated protein FlgK, producing the protein MAIDLFNTGTSGLLASQQQLATVGHNIANVNTDGYSRQSVEQNQALGNYQGNNLIGSGTYVQDISRVFNSFTYREQLITQNNASYSNKLSDQLDQLDATMSTYGTQISNSLDSFYGSLHSIAEQPDDITLRSMALTQAESITVQLQDLQSNMSTLTKTANNELVQMADRISAISAEIGRLNVDISGMQAGNLTGEPNDLLDQRNRLLNELNDYVKVTTLEDPSNGVMTVMIGEGQTLVAGTTALSMSVVAGDPDPLATQLQMNSINSSYTLQGDTLGGEVAAVFDFRDNTLKKASADIDLLAMSITDTMNQTQANGLDLNGLQGTDIFADINTTSATQSRSMGHSDNAGGTSLAVTITDMTLLTTDEYEVEYDGANYQLTNLSTGTTTALGATGAAPFAIPALGIEISEAGAGPVAGDKFLIRPTQNAAEDFKVSLTDPEAIAASSPIQVTADENNVSAGSVTITDITDPVLAQTFAQTNAPITVDVYESAPGVFSYQVTDSTGPLAPPVTGTYPAGGSSGPITIAGAGFEFEITGDLAGLGPNAREQFVIGDAFGAGNGNNMVAMAATQNEAVVNGSTQTFAQLVASSVSTVGSEASLTENQALTADAMFEQAQSRHQAVSGVNLDEEAANMLKYQQAYQASAQIITVANTIFDTILSSVR; encoded by the coding sequence TAACCTTATCGGCTCCGGCACCTATGTGCAGGACATCTCCCGGGTATTTAACTCTTTTACCTACCGCGAACAGCTTATTACCCAAAACAATGCCAGTTATAGCAACAAATTAAGTGATCAGCTGGATCAGCTGGATGCCACTATGAGTACTTACGGCACCCAGATCTCCAACTCTCTGGACAGCTTCTATGGCTCACTGCACAGCATTGCCGAACAGCCGGATGATATCACCCTGCGCAGCATGGCGTTAACTCAGGCTGAGTCTATTACCGTTCAGTTGCAGGATTTGCAATCGAACATGAGTACCCTGACCAAAACCGCCAATAATGAACTGGTGCAAATGGCAGATCGTATTTCGGCGATATCGGCGGAAATCGGTCGGCTAAATGTCGATATTTCCGGTATGCAGGCAGGTAATCTTACCGGTGAACCCAATGATTTATTGGATCAGCGTAACCGTTTGCTCAATGAGCTTAATGATTATGTCAAGGTTACCACCCTGGAAGATCCCAGTAACGGCGTGATGACGGTGATGATAGGGGAAGGGCAAACCCTGGTAGCCGGCACCACAGCTTTATCTATGTCGGTGGTTGCCGGTGATCCGGATCCGCTGGCTACCCAGCTGCAAATGAACAGCATCAACAGCAGTTATACCCTGCAGGGGGATACACTGGGCGGTGAAGTTGCCGCGGTTTTCGATTTTCGCGATAACACCTTGAAAAAGGCATCGGCAGATATTGACCTGCTGGCCATGAGCATCACCGATACCATGAACCAGACACAGGCAAACGGCTTAGATCTTAATGGCTTGCAAGGAACCGATATTTTTGCCGATATCAATACTACCTCAGCAACACAAAGCCGTTCTATGGGACATAGCGATAATGCTGGTGGTACGTCCCTGGCGGTAACGATCACAGATATGACCTTATTGACGACTGATGAATATGAAGTTGAATATGACGGTGCCAATTACCAGTTAACCAATTTATCAACCGGCACTACTACAGCGTTAGGGGCCACAGGTGCTGCTCCCTTTGCTATTCCAGCTCTGGGCATTGAGATTTCTGAAGCAGGCGCAGGGCCGGTTGCCGGAGACAAATTTCTGATCCGCCCGACGCAAAATGCGGCTGAAGATTTTAAAGTCAGCTTAACGGATCCCGAGGCGATTGCCGCCAGCTCCCCGATCCAGGTGACGGCCGATGAAAATAATGTCAGTGCCGGTAGTGTCACCATTACCGATATCACCGACCCTGTTTTGGCACAAACTTTTGCCCAGACCAATGCCCCTATTACCGTAGATGTTTATGAAAGCGCCCCGGGCGTTTTTAGCTATCAGGTGACAGATTCAACCGGTCCTTTGGCACCGCCGGTGACAGGTACTTATCCTGCCGGCGGCTCATCAGGGCCTATTACCATAGCGGGTGCGGGGTTTGAATTTGAAATTACCGGTGATCTGGCGGGCCTTGGCCCTAATGCCAGAGAGCAGTTTGTCATTGGTGATGCCTTCGGTGCCGGTAACGGCAACAATATGGTGGCGATGGCTGCTACCCAGAATGAGGCAGTGGTGAACGGCAGCACGCAAACGTTCGCCCAGTTAGTCGCCAGCAGTGTTTCTACCGTGGGTTCTGAAGCATCCCTGACGGAAAACCAGGCACTGACGGCAGATGCCATGTTTGAACAGGCACAAAGTCGGCATCAGGCGGTGTCGGGGGTTAATCTCGATGAGGAAGCCGCCAATATGCTCAAATACCAGCAGGCCTATCAGGCATCGGCGCAGATCATTACCGTTGCCAACACCATCTTTGACACCATTTTATCGTCAGTGCGCTAA
- a CDS encoding flagellin has protein sequence MESVDISGSDATGAQSALQTIDAALAQIDSQRASLGAVQNRFSHTISNLSNVSENVSASRSRIQDTDFASETAQMTKNQILQQAGTSILAQSNQLPQAALSLIG, from the coding sequence ATGGAATCTGTTGATATTTCCGGCTCTGATGCCACTGGTGCGCAGTCTGCACTGCAAACGATAGATGCGGCATTAGCACAAATTGACAGCCAGCGAGCAAGTTTAGGTGCGGTACAAAATCGCTTCAGCCATACAATCAGTAACTTATCGAATGTATCTGAAAATGTATCAGCCTCTCGTAGCCGGATTCAGGATACCGATTTTGCTTCAGAAACGGCGCAAATGACGAAGAATCAAATCTTGCAACAGGCGGGTACTTCTATTCTGGCGCAATCGAACCAGTTACCGCAAGCGGCACTTAGTTTAATCGGGTAA
- a CDS encoding PEP-CTERM sorting domain-containing protein, with the protein MKKFTQLVKASISFSLFTVAMSISSQASASLIVRDGGMVYDDVLDITWLQDANYAMTTGRPNAGKISWSDAKSWASGLVYGGYDDWRLPNISPEDTNCAIGTDPVIYSGYNCTKNELGHLFYEDFGFEVGATTPISTEEGLRNMNLFTNIGSGRYWFGSGIPHPTRNSTNAFVFNTRAGNLSNSPTDRTSYVNYAWFVRDGDVANTGEVSEVPEPGSLALLSLAVFGLGVRRFSS; encoded by the coding sequence ATGAAAAAATTTACACAATTAGTTAAAGCAAGCATCTCATTCAGCCTGTTTACAGTTGCAATGAGCATAAGTAGCCAGGCCAGCGCCAGTTTAATCGTGCGCGATGGCGGTATGGTTTATGATGATGTGTTAGACATTACCTGGCTGCAAGATGCTAACTATGCCATGACTACAGGGCGCCCTAATGCTGGAAAAATCAGCTGGTCAGATGCAAAAAGTTGGGCTAGCGGCTTAGTTTATGGTGGTTATGATGATTGGCGATTACCGAATATCTCACCGGAAGATACCAATTGTGCCATAGGAACAGATCCGGTCATTTATAGTGGTTATAACTGTACTAAAAATGAACTTGGTCACCTTTTTTATGAAGATTTTGGTTTTGAAGTGGGAGCAACGACACCAATATCAACCGAGGAAGGGCTTAGAAATATGAATTTATTTACTAACATTGGCTCTGGGCGTTACTGGTTTGGTTCCGGGATCCCGCACCCGACCCGGAACTCGACTAATGCTTTTGTTTTTAATACCAGAGCCGGGAACTTAAGCAACTCCCCAACGGATAGAACAAGTTACGTTAATTATGCCTGGTTCGTCCGCGATGGTGATGTTGCTAATACCGGTGAAGTTAGTGAAGTACCAGAACCCGGCTCTCTGGCATTATTGTCTTTAGCAGTATTTGGACTGGGAGTTAGGCGCTTTTCTTCTTAG
- the flgL gene encoding flagellar hook-associated protein FlgL, with product MMRVSTSQFYQFSTNNMGRLQSDVTKQTEYLSTGKQVLTAKDAPVGNLSLFGFKEELMSIERFNKNITQAESRNNRQEVALSNAQDILLQVKDIVIQANNGSYSEEEFTSLSQQLNSSLDQLLDVGNTKSESGEYIFAGYQTQQRPFSIAPDNSVSYSGDNGQSELQIAQNIYVPINQAGDDVFMLADNIVGDFMPTYTDNLAIPVDDIDPEEPDIYVERAVIVDRETYNSAGMAMGLQFDFADDGFGGIDVTVTDADGAGAAVYGPAAYTAGQTIAFNGMEVNLDGNPLPGDQFTLNEQDKVSIYESLKNAIDWVDASATNLSDPKQHQVDYNHIITQLDEAFSHITNQRAEVGTTLKTIDTQRNIALDTEVLVNSSRGKIEDLDFAEAISVFEQQKLSLQAAQQTFSQIQGLSLFNFI from the coding sequence ATGATGAGAGTTTCCACGTCACAATTTTATCAGTTTAGTACCAATAATATGGGACGGCTGCAATCTGATGTTACCAAGCAGACGGAATATCTTTCTACCGGCAAGCAGGTATTAACGGCCAAAGATGCCCCCGTCGGGAATTTGTCGCTGTTCGGTTTTAAAGAAGAGCTGATGTCGATAGAGCGTTTTAATAAAAATATTACCCAGGCAGAAAGTCGCAATAACCGCCAGGAAGTGGCTTTATCTAATGCCCAGGATATTTTGTTGCAGGTAAAAGATATCGTTATTCAAGCCAATAACGGTTCATACAGTGAAGAAGAATTTACTTCTTTATCACAGCAATTAAATTCCAGCCTGGATCAGCTGCTTGATGTCGGCAACACCAAAAGTGAATCCGGCGAATATATTTTTGCCGGTTACCAGACCCAGCAAAGGCCGTTTTCGATTGCACCGGACAATAGTGTGAGTTACTCAGGAGACAATGGTCAGTCTGAATTACAAATCGCCCAAAATATCTATGTACCCATCAATCAGGCCGGTGATGATGTCTTTATGCTGGCGGATAATATTGTCGGTGACTTTATGCCGACTTATACCGATAACCTTGCCATCCCCGTGGATGATATTGATCCCGAAGAGCCGGATATTTATGTTGAGCGGGCGGTAATTGTTGACCGGGAAACCTATAACAGTGCCGGTATGGCCATGGGACTGCAGTTTGACTTTGCGGATGATGGTTTTGGCGGGATTGATGTTACGGTAACCGATGCCGATGGCGCGGGTGCCGCAGTTTATGGCCCGGCTGCCTACACTGCAGGGCAAACCATTGCCTTTAACGGCATGGAGGTGAACCTGGACGGCAATCCTTTGCCGGGGGATCAGTTCACCTTAAACGAACAGGATAAAGTCAGCATCTATGAAAGCCTGAAAAATGCCATTGACTGGGTGGATGCATCGGCCACTAACCTGAGCGATCCCAAGCAGCACCAGGTGGACTACAACCATATCATTACTCAGCTCGATGAGGCTTTCAGCCATATCACCAACCAGCGGGCAGAAGTCGGTACAACCCTTAAAACCATTGACACGCAAAGGAATATTGCCCTGGACACCGAAGTGCTGGTGAACAGCTCCCGTGGAAAAATTGAGGATTTGGACTTTGCCGAAGCGATTTCTGTATTTGAACAACAGAAGCTGTCATTGCAGGCTGCGCAGCAAACCTTTTCACAAATTCAGGGCTTAAGCCTGTTTAATTTTATCTGA
- the fliS gene encoding flagellar export chaperone FliS, giving the protein MAHISVKKYQQTTVSAAKEANPYQLVAMLFQKLLGNIASAKGAIQQKDHAKKGDLLSKAITIIGVLQGSLDFENGGDISQNLSDLYIFCSDKLVEANTNNDEALLDEIIQILLPIKAGWDSIPKDEQDKVSFESV; this is encoded by the coding sequence ATGGCACATATATCAGTAAAAAAATATCAGCAAACTACGGTTAGCGCGGCGAAAGAAGCAAACCCTTACCAGCTCGTTGCCATGCTGTTTCAAAAATTACTGGGTAATATTGCTTCGGCGAAAGGGGCAATCCAGCAAAAAGATCACGCCAAAAAAGGGGATTTGCTGTCAAAGGCGATTACCATTATCGGGGTGCTGCAAGGTTCGCTGGACTTTGAAAATGGTGGTGATATTTCCCAGAACCTGTCTGATCTTTACATTTTCTGCTCAGACAAACTGGTGGAAGCCAATACCAACAATGATGAAGCCCTGCTTGATGAGATCATTCAGATCTTATTGCCAATTAAGGCTGGCTGGGACAGTATTCCTAAAGACGAGCAGGATAAAGTCAGCTTTGAATCGGTATAA